The Myotis daubentonii chromosome 21, mMyoDau2.1, whole genome shotgun sequence genome window below encodes:
- the LOC132223033 gene encoding serine/threonine-protein kinase MARK2-like, producing the protein MCDFFEDIPAKVDCQFGNYALLSKIGRGSFGQVRLARHLITSMKVAVKIVNCEDPADVAEEIDCLKELNHPNIIKLFEVVNTNHQVYMFMEYARGGTLYNYLKKWGPILETEAQAPFRQLLSAVHYCHQKHIVHHDIKPENILLDMGLNIKLADFGLSAVFCKEEKLSIFCGTPNYKAPELFGLEPYEGPKVDVWSMGVVLYKMLTGVRPFGGKTLEELEEHILSGHFSLPAFLSVPCHTLLKTMIDIDPGRRPNVGFLLQDAWVNIGEADQMTPYIEPACTDIDPQVTEIMRTLGYEQEEIESSLTEKKFNSVMGTYRILNMQLNTGIQTVKVSPRSSCDSNITVCTSEGTWRSETEGSNPRNTPTSPEFSVPITTPPGGLDWGIATPPIRVEVKRVIRSCMLHITPQKSTFSWKLEISGSIYTTEISECYKQGLHTNNPQPVVKLLPGACGPGVLRIKISWDELVERPVRFLLFPAAPPTLLFPPGKPTCPRAMRRPVPTWSSSKMILAGISLRMIFPKIVSPPGRAA; encoded by the exons atgtgtgatttttttgaaGACATCCCGGCCAAAGTGGACTGCCAGTTTGGCAATTATGCCCTCCTCAGTAAAATCGGGAGGGGCTCCTTTGGCCAGGTGAGACTGGCCCGGCACCTCATAACCAGCATGAAGGTGGCGGTGAAAATAGTCAACTGTGAAGATCCCGCAGACGTGGCCGAAGAAATTGATTGTCTGAAAGAACTAAACCACCCGAACATCATAAAACTATTTGAGGTGGTCAACACCAACCACCAGGTATACATGTTTATGGAATATGCCCGGGGAGGTACCTTATACAATTATCTAAAGAAGTGGGGTCCTATCTTGGAGACGGAAGCACAAGCCCCATTCCGGCAGCTGCTGTCGGCTGTCCACTACTGTCACCAAAAACATATCGTCCACCATGACATAAAACCCGAAAACATCCTGCTGGACATGGGGTTGAATATCAAACTGGCTGACTTCGGACTGAGTGCTGTGTTCTGCAAGGAGGAAAAACTCAGCATCTTCTGTGGCACTCCCAACTACAAGGCCCCAGAACTGTTCGGGCTTGAACCATACGAGGGCCCGAAGGTGGACGTCTGGAGCATGGGGGTCGTGCTATACAAGATGCTGACCGGAGTACGTCCGTTTGggggaaaaaccttagaagaactGGAGGAGCACATCTTGAGTGGGCACTTTTCTCTTCCGGCTTTTCTATCTGTACCGTGCCACACACTCTTAAAGACAATGATCGACATCGACCCCGGCCGAAGACCCAACGTGGGATTTCTTCTGCAAGATGCCTGGGTGAATATCGGGGAGGCTGACCAAATGACCCCATACATTGAACCAGCCTGCACTGACATCGACCCCCAGGTCACTGAAATCATGCGGACACTTGGGTATGAGCAGGAAGAAATAGAGTCATCCCTCACGGAGAAGAAGTTTAATAGTGTGATGGGCACATACAGGATATTAAACATGCAACTTAACACCGGCATCCAAACAGTAAAAGTAAGCCCCAGGTCCTCCTGTGACTCCAACATAACAGTTTGTACATCCGAGGGGACTTGGAGATCAGAGACGGAAGGCAGCAACCCTCGGAATACACCAACGAGCCCAGAGTTCAGTGTGCCCATCACCACACCACCGGGGGGCCTGGACTGGGGTATTGCCACCCCTCCAATTAGAGTGGAGGTGAAGAGGGTCATCCGGTCAtgca TGTTGCACATCACCCCTCAAAAATCTACATTCAGTTGGAAGCTGGAAATCagtgggagtatttataccacGGAAATTAGTGAATGCTACAAGCAAGGGCTCCACACTAATAACCCCCAGCCGGTTGTTAAGCTTTTGCCAGGAGCCTGTGGTCCAGGTGTCCTCAGGATTAAAATTAG TTGGGATGAGTTGGTTGAGCGGCCGGTCCGGTTCCTTCTCTTTCCCGCGGCGCCGCCAACCCTTCTCTTCCCCCCGGGGAAACCGACGTGCCCACGAGCAATGCGGCGCCCGGTGCCTACCTGGTCGTCCTCAAAAATGATTTTGGCCGGGATTTCCTTGCGAATGATCTTCCCGAAGATCGTGTCGCCACCAGGCCGAGCGGCCTGA